The Mesorhizobium sp. NBSH29 genome has a segment encoding these proteins:
- a CDS encoding heme-dependent oxidative N-demethylase family protein, with protein sequence MPVHTPYDGSSKPFTIGLLPLDLKEWIEPDRHFDAYRAEKLRLYRDIPDKVFVEEFATRAAQQEVLDLLAAHPGIAENRQSDILPPNLAEAPLAVASLMVQEDLILMRRGENGWRLAAGSLCFPSSWSLTEKFGRPLHEIHQPVPGFGQGTRMDELIARMFDRLHQPVLRWNWSLQAGDALYHPLSGRQRIQRAAERPDLFAGDNFAAAFIRVERQTLRKLPASGDILFTIRIYLDPLDLLARHPDRQNIASGFAAQLTALDIAQLDYKGLTADRDRLVMHLAGLAA encoded by the coding sequence GTGCCTGTCCACACGCCCTATGATGGCTCGTCGAAGCCATTCACCATCGGTCTTCTGCCGCTTGACCTGAAAGAATGGATCGAGCCGGACCGGCATTTTGATGCCTACCGCGCTGAAAAGCTGCGTCTTTATCGCGACATCCCTGACAAGGTTTTTGTCGAAGAGTTTGCCACCCGTGCCGCGCAGCAGGAGGTGCTTGATCTTCTCGCGGCCCATCCCGGCATCGCCGAAAACCGGCAATCCGATATCCTTCCGCCCAACCTTGCAGAGGCGCCCCTCGCCGTCGCATCCCTCATGGTACAGGAAGATCTTATCCTCATGCGGCGCGGAGAAAATGGCTGGCGGCTGGCGGCCGGCTCGCTGTGCTTTCCCTCGTCATGGTCGCTCACCGAAAAGTTTGGACGTCCGCTGCATGAAATCCATCAACCTGTTCCGGGTTTCGGTCAGGGCACCCGCATGGACGAACTCATTGCGCGCATGTTCGACAGGTTGCACCAGCCCGTCCTGCGCTGGAACTGGTCGCTGCAGGCGGGCGATGCGCTCTATCATCCGCTTTCGGGCCGCCAGCGCATCCAGCGCGCAGCAGAACGCCCCGACCTCTTTGCCGGCGACAATTTTGCCGCAGCCTTCATCCGTGTCGAGCGCCAAACACTGCGCAAGCTTCCCGCATCGGGAGACATTCTCTTCACCATCCGCATCTATCTCGACCCGCTCGATCTTCTTGCTCGCCATCCAGATCGGCAAAACATCGCCTCAGGCTTCGCCGCCCAGCTGACGGCACTCGACATCGCCCAACTCGACTATAAGGGCCTCACCGCCGACCGCGACCGGTTGGTAATGCATTTGGCGGGGCTGGCTGCTTAG
- a CDS encoding M3 family oligoendopeptidase — protein MFNAPARNESPADNATVLKAPELGNLPEWDLSALYYGMEAQELHRDLDRALADAIQFEDEWKGRLAEALANPAKGDMGRALARYEVIEELIGRIASYAGLLYAGNTADPKRAKFYGDVQEKMTDASSHLLFFTLELNLVDDALILAALEIDAGFGHYRPWVLDLRLDKPYQLEDRVEQLFHEKSVTGRGAWNRLFDETMTDLRFDVDGEELALEQTLTRLQDADGEVRRKASQALAKTFKENLRTFTLITNTLAKDKEISDRWRGFKDIADSRHLANRVEREVVDALAKAVREAYPRLSHRYYAMKAKWLGMEKMNHWDRNAPLPETPQAVIGWDTARDTVLSAYTQFSPEMGDIAKTFFDRNWIDAPARPGKAPGAFAHPTVPSAHPFVLLNYMGKPRDVMTLAHELGHGVHQVMAGAQGALMASTPLTLAETASVFGEMLTFRMLLDRTRDKAERKAMLAQKVEDMINTVVRQIAFYEFERKVHTERRKGELTSDKLGELWLEVQVESLGPAITIREGYETFWAYIPHFIHSPFYVYAYAFGDCLVNSLYAVYQNAESGFQQKYFDMLKAGGTKHHSELLKPFGLDASDPQFWQSGLSVISGLIDELEALD, from the coding sequence ATGTTTAACGCGCCTGCCCGCAATGAATCACCTGCCGATAATGCTACTGTTTTAAAGGCCCCGGAACTCGGTAACCTGCCGGAATGGGATTTGTCGGCGCTTTATTACGGCATGGAAGCGCAGGAGCTGCACCGCGACCTCGATCGCGCATTGGCCGACGCCATTCAATTTGAAGATGAGTGGAAAGGCAGGCTCGCCGAAGCACTCGCCAACCCTGCAAAGGGCGACATGGGCCGGGCCCTGGCGCGCTATGAGGTGATCGAGGAACTGATCGGGCGTATCGCCTCCTATGCCGGTCTGCTCTATGCCGGCAATACCGCAGACCCCAAACGCGCCAAATTTTACGGCGATGTACAGGAGAAGATGACGGATGCGAGCTCGCATCTGCTTTTCTTCACGCTGGAACTCAATCTTGTCGACGACGCGCTCATTCTCGCCGCGCTCGAGATTGATGCTGGCTTCGGCCACTACCGGCCATGGGTGCTCGACCTCAGGCTGGACAAGCCCTACCAGCTGGAAGACCGGGTAGAACAGCTTTTCCACGAAAAATCCGTCACCGGTCGCGGCGCCTGGAACCGTCTGTTCGACGAGACCATGACCGATTTGCGCTTCGACGTAGACGGCGAGGAACTGGCGCTCGAACAGACCCTCACCCGCTTGCAGGACGCCGATGGCGAGGTGCGCCGCAAGGCAAGCCAGGCACTGGCCAAAACCTTCAAGGAAAACCTGCGTACCTTCACGCTCATCACCAACACGCTGGCCAAGGACAAGGAAATTTCCGACCGCTGGCGCGGCTTCAAGGACATTGCTGATTCACGCCATCTGGCCAACCGCGTCGAGCGCGAAGTGGTCGATGCGCTGGCAAAAGCCGTGCGCGAAGCCTATCCGCGCCTGTCGCACCGCTATTACGCCATGAAGGCAAAATGGCTGGGCATGGAAAAAATGAACCATTGGGACCGCAACGCGCCTTTGCCTGAAACGCCTCAGGCCGTGATTGGCTGGGACACAGCGCGCGACACCGTATTGTCAGCCTACACCCAGTTCTCGCCGGAAATGGGCGACATTGCCAAAACCTTCTTCGACCGCAACTGGATCGACGCGCCCGCCCGCCCCGGCAAGGCACCCGGCGCCTTTGCCCACCCGACGGTACCTTCAGCCCATCCCTTTGTGCTGCTCAACTATATGGGCAAGCCGCGCGATGTGATGACGCTGGCCCATGAACTTGGCCACGGCGTGCACCAGGTGATGGCCGGTGCGCAAGGCGCGCTCATGGCCTCCACCCCGCTCACACTGGCCGAAACGGCATCCGTCTTTGGCGAAATGCTGACCTTCCGAATGCTGCTGGACCGAACCCGCGACAAGGCCGAGCGCAAAGCCATGCTCGCCCAGAAGGTCGAGGACATGATCAACACCGTGGTGCGCCAGATCGCGTTCTACGAATTCGAGCGCAAGGTACACACCGAGCGCCGCAAGGGCGAACTGACCTCCGACAAGCTTGGCGAATTATGGCTGGAAGTACAGGTTGAGAGCCTTGGACCGGCAATCACCATCCGCGAAGGCTATGAGACATTCTGGGCCTATATTCCGCACTTCATCCACTCGCCCTTCTACGTCTATGCCTATGCCTTCGGCGACTGCCTGGTGAACTCACTCTATGCCGTTTACCAGAACGCCGAGAGCGGCTTTCAGCAGAAATATTTCGACATGCTGAAAGCTGGCGGCACCAAGCATCACTCCGAGCTGCTAAAACCCTTCGGCCTTGACGCCTCGGACCCGCAATTTTGGCAGAGCGGCCTTTCAGTGATCAGCGGGTTGATTGATGAACTGGAAGCTCTGGATTAA
- a CDS encoding YdeI/OmpD-associated family protein, with protein sequence MITDIEDFFAEGCGRCARFQTPDCSAMLWASGLAELRRICLDAGLVETVKWGHPCYMHAGRNIAIIGAMRGDFRLTFFNSALLKNPEGVLEKQGPNTRHPDMISFSDSSGPAGMERVISAYLREAMGYAEAGIRPVKELSEFELPEELVEALDADPEMAEAFHALTPGRQRSYAIVLGSAKTAATRIARITKLRDKVLAGKGANEY encoded by the coding sequence ATGATCACCGACATCGAGGATTTCTTCGCCGAGGGGTGCGGGCGCTGCGCCCGGTTTCAGACGCCGGACTGCTCGGCGATGCTGTGGGCCTCCGGTCTGGCGGAGCTCAGGCGCATCTGCCTCGATGCCGGGCTGGTCGAGACCGTCAAATGGGGCCATCCCTGCTACATGCATGCGGGCCGCAACATCGCGATCATCGGCGCGATGCGCGGCGATTTCCGGCTTACCTTCTTCAATTCCGCGCTGCTGAAGAACCCGGAAGGCGTGCTTGAGAAACAGGGCCCCAACACGCGCCATCCCGACATGATTTCATTCAGCGATAGTAGCGGGCCGGCGGGCATGGAAAGGGTCATCTCTGCCTATCTCAGGGAAGCGATGGGCTATGCAGAGGCGGGCATCAGGCCGGTCAAGGAGCTGTCCGAATTCGAGCTTCCCGAGGAACTGGTGGAAGCGCTCGATGCCGACCCAGAAATGGCCGAGGCGTTCCACGCGCTCACGCCCGGGCGGCAGCGCAGCTATGCGATCGTGCTGGGATCGGCCAAGACGGCGGCCACACGGATCGCCCGCATCACCAAGCTGCGCGACAAGGTTTTGGCCGGCAAAGGGGCGAATGAGTACTGA
- a CDS encoding LysR family transcriptional regulator has product MFDWDDLKYLLALARNGSTIAAAKALGVNQSTVQRRVAEFERKIGRPATVRSAGGYRLNEFGHSLLVDAERVEASVLDLERHIADRSNDISGVIRLTCPEPIVFRMTAFIERFHARYPGLRVEFVTSDRYLDLSKGDADVAFRSGDTDEELVGRKVADSLWAVYASRAYIEAHGQPAEIGDLVRHPLVAFDETLSAHRALQWLSIVAPGARMAARNNSVLGLVYSVRSGIGIGPLPTAIGDAEADLVRVLGPIPELARAWRLLAHPDVRRTPRVSAFFDFVANEKEALKAILTG; this is encoded by the coding sequence ATGTTCGATTGGGACGACCTCAAATATCTGCTTGCTCTGGCGCGTAACGGCAGCACCATCGCTGCGGCCAAGGCGCTGGGGGTCAATCAGTCAACGGTTCAGCGGCGCGTGGCCGAATTCGAACGAAAAATCGGTCGGCCGGCCACTGTGCGCAGTGCAGGGGGCTACCGGCTCAACGAGTTCGGACACAGCCTCCTCGTCGATGCCGAGAGGGTGGAAGCGTCGGTGCTGGACTTGGAACGGCATATCGCAGACCGGTCCAACGACATAAGCGGCGTCATTCGGCTCACTTGTCCCGAACCCATCGTCTTTCGCATGACGGCGTTCATCGAGCGGTTTCACGCGCGCTATCCGGGGCTGCGCGTCGAGTTTGTCACCAGTGACCGCTACCTCGACCTGAGCAAGGGCGACGCTGACGTTGCCTTCCGCTCGGGCGATACGGACGAAGAACTGGTCGGTCGTAAGGTCGCGGATTCGCTTTGGGCGGTTTATGCCAGCCGCGCCTACATTGAAGCGCATGGGCAGCCGGCAGAGATCGGCGACCTTGTGCGGCATCCGTTAGTCGCATTTGACGAAACGCTTTCGGCCCACCGTGCGCTGCAATGGCTTTCGATAGTGGCACCCGGCGCGCGGATGGCGGCGCGCAACAACAGCGTGCTTGGGCTGGTCTATTCGGTGAGATCAGGCATTGGCATAGGCCCGCTGCCAACGGCTATTGGCGATGCCGAGGCGGATCTGGTGCGCGTTCTCGGCCCCATCCCCGAACTGGCGCGCGCGTGGCGACTACTTGCCCATCCGGATGTGCGCCGCACCCCGCGCGTCTCGGCGTTCTTTGATTTCGTCGCGAACGAGAAAGAGGCGCTAAAGGCAATCCTGACAGGGTAA
- a CDS encoding VOC family protein: protein MAVKRIVANIAAEDPAAATAFYGDVLGLEIVMDHGWIKTFAAAPVETAPQISIASEGGSGTPVPDLSIEVDDFADVLARARAAGHAIEYGPVQEAWGVLRFYVRDPFGRLVNVLTHSAVEPDR, encoded by the coding sequence ATGGCAGTGAAACGCATAGTGGCCAACATCGCGGCCGAGGACCCTGCAGCGGCGACCGCGTTTTACGGCGACGTGCTGGGGCTCGAAATCGTCATGGATCACGGCTGGATCAAGACCTTCGCGGCTGCACCCGTTGAGACCGCACCGCAAATCAGCATCGCCAGCGAAGGGGGCTCGGGCACGCCAGTCCCCGACCTGTCGATTGAGGTCGACGATTTCGCCGATGTCCTTGCCCGCGCCAGGGCGGCGGGGCACGCCATAGAATACGGGCCAGTGCAGGAGGCCTGGGGCGTTCTCCGCTTCTATGTGCGTGATCCTTTCGGTCGCCTCGTCAACGTGCTGACCCACAGCGCCGTTGAACCCGACCGCTGA
- a CDS encoding 5'-nucleotidase C-terminal domain-containing protein produces MKKFTRAAVTVSALALSSALSVAPSFADYTLNILHINDWHSRIESNNKYESTCSAEEEGKGECIGGAARLVTAIAAERDKLKDANVLLLNGGDNFQGSLFYSTYKGAVEAEFLNLMKFDAMTVGNHEFDDGEDALVPFLDVVKFPVLSANVAASAASKVGDRIKPSIVVELGGQKIGIIGAVTNDTPELASPGPNITVSEDIKTITAEVEKLRAEGVNKIIALTHVGYPRDKEMIARIPGIDVVVGGHSHSLLSNTDDKAEGPYPTMIDNPDGYKVPVTQAASYSKYLGAFKVVFDDNGVVKEASGDPIFLDNSVVPDEAVLARIKELGAPIEELKTKEVSEAADMIDGSRDTCRAQECAMGNLIADAMVDRVKDQGVTIAVQNGGGIRASIDKGVITMGEVLTVLPFQNTLATFQISGKDIVTSLEAGVSAIEEGKGKFPQVSGLKFTLDKSVAPNAGRVSGVEVMDAGAWKPIDPAKDYVVATNNFVRGGGDGYKLFADNAKNAYDFGPGLEQVVADYLAANRPYMPKVEGRITEVVAAADPAKPAEPAAAAVEPAKPAEAAPAEPAKPAEPAPATAEPAKPAEPAPMAAEPAITLPDMPAASSDIANSAPKVDAAPAMAAEPAKPAEAVAPAAEPAAAEPAKPAEPAAAAVEPAKPAEPAPMAAEPAITLPDMPAASSDIANSAPKVDAAPAMAAEPAIPAEAAAPTAEPAKPAEAAASPAEAEPAKAMNPSEHVIASGDTLWDIAEKTYGSGSKWKRIARANPKFGPHHLPVGGTLKLPAQ; encoded by the coding sequence ATGAAAAAGTTCACACGCGCTGCCGTGACGGTATCGGCCCTTGCACTGTCTTCAGCGCTGTCGGTGGCACCGTCCTTTGCTGACTACACATTGAACATCCTGCACATCAATGACTGGCACAGCCGCATTGAGAGCAACAACAAGTATGAATCGACCTGTTCGGCCGAGGAGGAAGGCAAGGGCGAGTGCATCGGCGGTGCCGCACGCCTGGTGACCGCCATTGCAGCCGAGCGCGACAAGCTGAAAGACGCAAACGTGCTGTTGCTGAACGGCGGCGACAATTTTCAGGGGTCGCTTTTCTACTCCACCTACAAGGGTGCAGTGGAAGCAGAGTTCCTGAACCTGATGAAATTCGACGCGATGACCGTCGGCAACCACGAATTCGACGATGGCGAGGACGCGCTGGTGCCGTTCCTCGACGTGGTCAAGTTTCCGGTCCTATCGGCCAATGTGGCAGCGAGCGCGGCCTCGAAGGTAGGCGACCGCATCAAGCCATCCATCGTGGTGGAACTGGGTGGCCAGAAGATCGGCATCATCGGCGCGGTCACCAACGATACGCCGGAACTGGCATCACCCGGCCCCAACATTACTGTCAGCGAGGACATCAAGACGATCACCGCCGAAGTTGAAAAACTGAGGGCCGAAGGCGTCAACAAGATCATCGCGCTGACCCATGTCGGCTATCCGCGCGACAAGGAAATGATCGCCAGGATCCCCGGCATCGATGTGGTGGTGGGCGGCCACTCGCACTCGCTCCTGTCGAATACCGACGACAAGGCCGAAGGCCCCTACCCCACGATGATCGACAATCCGGACGGCTACAAGGTTCCGGTGACCCAGGCCGCCTCCTATTCGAAATATCTCGGCGCCTTCAAGGTTGTGTTTGATGACAATGGCGTGGTCAAGGAAGCCTCGGGCGACCCGATCTTTCTCGACAATTCGGTCGTGCCCGACGAAGCCGTGCTGGCACGCATCAAGGAACTTGGCGCGCCAATCGAGGAACTGAAAACCAAGGAGGTATCGGAAGCCGCAGATATGATCGACGGTAGCCGCGATACCTGCCGCGCGCAGGAATGCGCCATGGGCAACCTCATCGCTGACGCGATGGTCGACCGCGTGAAGGACCAGGGCGTGACGATTGCCGTGCAGAACGGCGGCGGCATCCGTGCCTCCATCGACAAGGGCGTCATCACCATGGGCGAAGTGCTGACCGTGCTGCCCTTCCAGAACACGCTCGCCACCTTCCAGATTTCGGGCAAGGATATTGTGACTTCGCTTGAAGCCGGCGTCAGCGCGATCGAAGAAGGCAAAGGCAAGTTCCCTCAGGTTTCCGGCCTCAAATTCACGCTCGACAAATCCGTCGCTCCCAATGCAGGCCGCGTCTCCGGTGTCGAAGTGATGGATGCTGGCGCATGGAAGCCGATTGACCCGGCCAAGGATTATGTGGTGGCCACCAACAATTTCGTCAGAGGTGGCGGTGATGGCTACAAACTCTTCGCCGACAATGCCAAGAACGCCTATGATTTCGGCCCCGGACTGGAGCAGGTGGTTGCCGATTATCTCGCCGCCAACCGCCCCTATATGCCGAAGGTTGAAGGTCGCATCACCGAAGTGGTCGCTGCCGCCGACCCCGCCAAGCCGGCTGAACCGGCTGCCGCTGCCGTAGAGCCCGCAAAGCCCGCGGAAGCAGCACCGGCAGAGCCCGCAAAGCCTGCTGAACCGGCACCGGCTACAGCCGAGCCGGCAAAGCCTGCCGAACCGGCGCCCATGGCGGCAGAACCTGCAATCACGCTGCCCGACATGCCCGCTGCATCGAGCGATATCGCCAATTCAGCGCCCAAGGTCGACGCCGCACCGGCCATGGCAGCCGAGCCCGCCAAACCAGCAGAAGCTGTAGCACCCGCTGCCGAACCGGCAGCCGCCGAGCCCGCCAAGCCGGCTGAACCGGCTGCCGCAGCCGTAGAGCCCGCAAAGCCTGCCGAACCTGCACCAATGGCGGCAGAACCTGCAATCACGCTGCCCGACATGCCCGCTGCATCGAGCGATATCGCCAATTCAGCGCCCAAGGTCGACGCCGCACCGGCCATGGCAGCCGAACCCGCCATACCGGCAGAAGCTGCTGCCCCGACAGCCGAGCCCGCCAAGCCGGCAGAAGCTGCAGCCTCACCGGCAGAAGCTGAGCCTGCCAAGGCTATGAACCCCAGCGAGCATGTGATCGCCAGCGGCGATACGCTTTGGGATATTGCCGAAAAGACCTATGGCAGCGGCTCGAAATGGAAGCGCATTGCCCGCGCCAATCCAAAGTTTGGACCGCATCACCTGCCAGTTGGCGGCACGCTGAAGCTTCCGGCACAATAA
- a CDS encoding cupin domain-containing protein, which yields MRSAFAACLLSAMALTPASAGEGGFAKPTLVIEQPVAGMPSGSAQSVRVLTATFKPGDRTVPHTHRYPVTVYVLEGAFTLEVKGEQPVIVKAGEAMVEPADSEMIGYNRTDGETRVVIFYLSKPAEPFLDAMK from the coding sequence ATGCGCAGCGCTTTTGCGGCATGCCTGCTGTCTGCCATGGCCCTCACACCGGCTTCCGCAGGTGAAGGCGGTTTCGCCAAACCCACTCTCGTCATTGAGCAACCTGTTGCCGGCATGCCCTCCGGCTCAGCCCAATCGGTGCGCGTATTGACGGCAACCTTCAAGCCCGGCGACCGCACGGTTCCCCACACGCATCGATATCCAGTCACTGTCTACGTCCTGGAAGGCGCATTCACGCTCGAAGTGAAGGGGGAGCAACCTGTCATCGTGAAGGCCGGCGAAGCAATGGTTGAGCCGGCCGATTCCGAAATGATCGGCTACAATCGCACTGACGGCGAAACCCGCGTGGTGATATTCTACCTCAGCAAGCCGGCAGAGCCTTTCCTTGACGCAATGAAATAG
- a CDS encoding aminotransferase class IV family protein, with protein sequence MSSQGPLRDGDGSGPFGLIETLRYEPDGGFQRLDRHLARLELSARELGIPCNLQQVQQALEAATLHATSALRMRLFLSRDGLAEITAQPFAPVAPETIWTLRIATRAQLDSADPLLRHKTSRRDAYAAARAEFTGEEADEVLLLNEHGDLCEGTITTLFADMGDGILATPPLSCGLLAGILRAELLASGQAREAVLTPDTLASAKTLHVGNALRGLIPARMA encoded by the coding sequence ATGTCTTCTCAAGGCCCGCTTCGCGACGGGGACGGTTCCGGCCCATTCGGCCTGATCGAGACACTGCGCTATGAACCCGATGGTGGTTTCCAGCGCCTCGACCGGCATCTGGCGCGGCTGGAGCTATCGGCGCGGGAACTGGGCATCCCCTGCAATCTGCAACAGGTGCAGCAGGCGCTGGAAGCGGCAACACTTCATGCGACGAGCGCCCTGCGTATGCGCCTCTTTTTAAGCCGCGACGGTCTGGCAGAGATCACCGCGCAACCATTCGCACCCGTGGCTCCCGAAACAATCTGGACCCTGCGCATCGCCACCCGGGCACAGCTCGATTCGGCCGATCCACTGCTGCGCCACAAAACCAGCCGCCGCGACGCCTATGCGGCCGCCCGTGCCGAATTTACCGGCGAGGAGGCAGACGAGGTTCTCCTGCTCAACGAGCACGGCGACCTGTGCGAAGGCACCATCACCACCCTGTTTGCTGACATGGGCGACGGCATATTGGCCACCCCGCCATTGTCCTGCGGCCTTCTCGCCGGCATCCTGCGCGCCGAACTTCTGGCATCCGGGCAGGCACGCGAAGCGGTGCTGACCCCGGACACTCTCGCCAGCGCCAAAACACTCCATGTCGGCAACGCGCTACGTGGCCTGATCCCGGCGCGGATGGCCTAA
- a CDS encoding homospermidine synthase has protein sequence MANEKWPVYGEITGPVVMIGFGSIGRGTLPLIERHFKFDRDRMTIIDPREEAGKQVAERGVNFVQEAVTAKNYKKLLKPLLTKGGGQGFCVNLSVDTGSVDLMRMCRDMGVLYIDTVIEPWLGFYFDAKADNAARTNYALRETLLEEKAKSPGGTTAVSTCGANPGMVSWFVKQALVNLANDLDIKFKIPAVDDREAWAKLMKKTGVKGIHIAERDTQRAAKPKPLNVFWNTWSVEGFISEGLQPAELGWGTHEKWMPKNAQKQKHGSKAAIFLEQPGGNTRVRSWCPTPGPQYGLLVTHNEAISIADFFSVTNKKGEVSYRPTCHYAYHPCNDAILSMNEMFGAAGKAQPVLHVLEEDELVDGVDELGVLLYGHEKNAYWFGSQLSLAEARKLAPYQNATGLQVTSAVLAGMVWALENPEAGIVEADEVDFARCLEVQTPYLGTVKGYYTDWTPLEGRPGLFKEDLDTRDPWQFRNILVR, from the coding sequence ATGGCAAATGAAAAATGGCCCGTATACGGTGAAATCACCGGCCCAGTGGTGATGATCGGTTTCGGCTCAATTGGACGCGGCACACTGCCGCTCATCGAGCGCCATTTCAAATTTGACCGGGATCGGATGACCATCATCGACCCACGCGAAGAAGCCGGCAAGCAGGTCGCTGAGCGCGGCGTCAACTTCGTGCAGGAAGCGGTGACGGCCAAGAACTACAAAAAGCTGTTGAAGCCCCTGCTCACCAAGGGCGGCGGACAAGGTTTCTGCGTCAACCTTTCTGTTGATACCGGCTCGGTGGACCTGATGCGCATGTGCCGCGACATGGGCGTGCTCTATATTGATACCGTGATCGAGCCATGGCTCGGCTTCTACTTCGATGCCAAGGCCGACAATGCTGCGCGCACCAATTATGCGCTGCGCGAAACACTGCTGGAAGAAAAGGCCAAGAGCCCCGGCGGCACAACTGCTGTCTCCACCTGCGGGGCAAATCCGGGCATGGTATCCTGGTTTGTCAAACAGGCATTGGTAAACCTCGCCAACGACCTCGACATAAAATTCAAAATTCCTGCCGTCGATGATCGCGAGGCCTGGGCCAAGCTGATGAAAAAGACCGGCGTGAAAGGCATCCACATTGCCGAACGCGACACCCAGCGCGCCGCAAAGCCAAAGCCGCTGAACGTGTTCTGGAACACCTGGTCGGTGGAAGGTTTCATTTCCGAAGGCTTGCAGCCCGCCGAACTGGGCTGGGGCACCCATGAAAAGTGGATGCCCAAAAACGCCCAGAAACAGAAGCACGGTTCAAAGGCAGCCATCTTCCTGGAACAGCCAGGTGGCAACACGCGCGTGCGCAGCTGGTGCCCGACACCTGGGCCGCAATATGGCTTGCTGGTCACCCATAACGAGGCGATCTCGATTGCCGATTTCTTCTCGGTAACGAACAAGAAGGGCGAAGTTTCCTACCGCCCGACCTGCCACTACGCCTACCATCCCTGCAATGACGCCATCCTGTCCATGAACGAGATGTTCGGCGCCGCCGGCAAAGCCCAGCCCGTGCTGCACGTTCTGGAAGAAGACGAATTGGTGGATGGCGTGGATGAACTTGGCGTACTGCTCTATGGCCACGAGAAAAACGCTTACTGGTTCGGCTCGCAGCTTTCCCTGGCAGAGGCTCGCAAGCTTGCCCCCTATCAGAACGCAACTGGCCTTCAGGTCACATCTGCCGTTCTGGCTGGCATGGTATGGGCACTCGAAAATCCGGAAGCCGGCATTGTGGAAGCCGACGAGGTGGATTTTGCCCGTTGCCTTGAGGTGCAGACGCCTTATCTCGGAACGGTCAAGGGATACTACACAGATTGGACACCGCTTGAGGGCCGTCCGGGCCTGTTTAAAGAGGATCTGGACACCCGCGACCCGTGGCAATTCCGCAACATCCTGGTCCGATGA
- a CDS encoding aminodeoxychorismate synthase component I, translating into MSASPTGPFVLFRDDPGGHETLFTKPLEILAPTNALEFEAALVKAQAARRAGKWLAGTIAYEAGYVLEPKLAPLLPAQSERRVPLMCLGIFEAPLQRAVAPDAGHANSNGPIFNARATWNYDDYRPRFERVHRHLREGDCYQANLTFGIETEWSGTPLDAFNALTARQPVKYGALVDLGGPIILSRSPELFFEIDRQGWIETHPMKGTMRRGDTPQEDETLRETLRNDPKNQAENRMIVDLLRNDISLISEVGTLDVPELFRIETYPTVHQMVSRVRAKLLPDLTIRTILAALFPCGSITGAPKIRAMEILRGLETQPRDAYCGAIGWIAPEGPMRFSVAIRTITLFPEGEAVYNVGGGLVFDSTAEEEYQECLLKARFATGTVPAHSA; encoded by the coding sequence ATGTCCGCCTCGCCAACCGGCCCATTCGTCCTCTTCCGCGATGATCCGGGCGGGCACGAAACGCTGTTTACAAAGCCCCTTGAAATTTTAGCGCCCACCAATGCGCTGGAATTTGAGGCAGCACTTGTAAAGGCGCAGGCCGCGCGCCGTGCCGGCAAATGGCTGGCCGGAACCATTGCCTATGAAGCGGGCTATGTGCTTGAGCCCAAGCTTGCCCCCCTGCTGCCCGCGCAATCAGAGCGCCGCGTGCCGTTGATGTGCCTCGGCATTTTTGAGGCACCGTTGCAACGCGCTGTCGCTCCTGATGCCGGGCACGCCAACAGCAACGGCCCGATTTTCAACGCGCGCGCTACTTGGAACTATGATGATTACCGCCCACGCTTCGAGCGTGTGCACCGCCATCTGCGCGAGGGGGATTGCTATCAGGCAAACCTGACCTTTGGCATTGAGACCGAATGGTCTGGCACACCGCTGGACGCCTTCAACGCGCTGACCGCACGCCAGCCGGTGAAATATGGTGCGCTGGTCGATCTTGGCGGACCAATCATCCTGTCACGCTCGCCCGAACTCTTCTTCGAGATTGATCGTCAAGGCTGGATCGAAACCCATCCGATGAAAGGGACCATGCGGCGTGGCGACACCCCGCAGGAGGATGAGACACTGCGCGAAACGCTGCGCAACGATCCGAAAAACCAGGCCGAAAACCGCATGATCGTTGATCTTCTGCGCAACGACATCTCGCTCATTTCTGAGGTGGGCACGCTGGATGTGCCAGAACTTTTCCGCATCGAGACCTACCCGACAGTCCACCAGATGGTCAGCCGCGTGCGCGCAAAACTGTTGCCCGATCTCACCATCCGCACCATTCTTGCAGCACTCTTTCCCTGCGGCTCGATCACCGGCGCGCCAAAAATCCGCGCCATGGAAATCCTGCGCGGGCTGGAAACCCAACCCCGCGACGCCTATTGCGGGGCCATTGGCTGGATAGCGCCCGAGGGCCCGATGCGCTTTTCCGTCGCCATCCGCACCATCACGCTCTTTCCCGAAGGCGAAGCAGTCTACAATGTCGGCGGCGGGCTGGTATTCGATTCCACTGCCGAGGAGGAATATCAGGAATGTCTTCTCAAGGCCCGCTTCGCGACGGGGACGGTTCCGGCCCATTCGGCCTGA